In Zingiber officinale cultivar Zhangliang chromosome 1A, Zo_v1.1, whole genome shotgun sequence, a genomic segment contains:
- the LOC122038778 gene encoding probable glycerol-3-phosphate acyltransferase 3 isoform X1 — MASKTFLSKFFLSFYRSLRSNWPLLSLHRSSTKDHHRQQQQQLKPRLSDSIGGKSLVVVGVEGGLLRSSSTFCYFMLVALEAGSIPRGLLLLLLYPLLCCLTREAAIQVMALVSFVGIKEEKFRAGRAVLPKFFLEEMRSEWSEVLDEAKLKVMCVSQMPRVMIEGFLKEYLEVETVVARELKVFAGYYTGFMEEEEGAGYHDGVSLSEKMIMAAPHHLLSQCKELQLVRGAEKRKWRPVPPPRVAAGAFPNPLVFHDGRMAFLPTPSATLAMFLWLPFALPLLLLRFLIFLCLPYCISVPLGAATGMINRLVRLPSAGSSGGGRLYVCNHRTLLDPIYVSGALNRAVVAVTYSVSPVSEALSPIKTARLARDKEEDRRRMGRILGRGDDLVVCPEGTTCREPYLLRFSPLFAELAEEVVPVALEAWVTMFYGTTASGFKCLDPFYFLANPWPQYEVEFLPAVATGAMVREGRSSCEVANLVQGQIGAALGFRCTALTRKDKYMMLAGNDGVAVRHQKKKLQRS, encoded by the exons ATGGCTTCCAAAACCTTCCTCTCCAagttcttcctctccttctaccGCTCCCTTCGCTCCAACTGGCCATTGCTATCGCTTCATCGGTCGTCCACTAAAGACCACCAccgacaacaacaacaacaactcaagcCTCGGCTCTCCGACTCGATCGGTGGCAAATCTTTGGTGGTGGTGGGCGTCGAGGGCGGCCTCCTTCGGTCCTCCTCCACCTTCTGCTACTTCATGCTCGTCGCCCTCGAAGCCGGCTCCATCCCCAGAGGCCTGCTCCTCCTGCTCCTCTATCCTCTCCTCTGCTGCCTCACGCGAGAAGCCGCCATTCAG GTCATGGCGCTGGTCTCCTTCGTGGGGATCAAGGAGGAGAAATTTCGGGCAGGGCGAGCGGTTCTGCCCAAGTTTTTCCTGGAAGAGATGCGATCGGAGTGGTCGGAGGTGCTCGACGAGGCGAAGCTCAAAGTCATGTGCGTCAGCCAGATGCCGAGAGTAATGATAGAAGGCTTCCTCAAGGAGTATCTGGAGGTGGAGACGGTGGTGGCCAGGGAACTCAAGGTATTTGCCGGGTATTATACCGGCTTcatggaggaggaggaaggagctgGCTACCACGACGGAGTCTCGCTGTCGGAGAAGATGATCATGGCAGCTCCTCACCATCTTCTTTCTCAATGCAAG GAACTGCAGCTGGTGAGAGGAGCAGAGAAGAGGAAGTGGCGTCCCGTGCCGCCGCCAAGAGTCGCCGCCGGGGCGTTCCCCAACCCTCTCGTCTTCCACGATGGCCGCATGGCCTTCCTCCCCACCCCCTCTGCGACGCTTGCGATGTTCCTCTGGCTCCCCTTCGCCCTCCCGCTCCTCCTCCTCCGCTTCCTCATCTTCCTCTGCCTTCCATACTGCATCTCCGTCCCCCTCGGCGCCGCCACCGGCATGATCAACCGCCTCGTCCGGCTTCCCTCCGCAGGGTCCTCCGGGGGAGGCCGCCTCTACGTCTGCAACCACCGCACGCTCCTCGACCCCATCTACGTCTCCGGCGCCCTCAACCGCGCCGTCGTCGCCGTCACCTACAGCGTCAGCCCGGTGTCGGAGGCGCTGTCGCCAATCAAGACGGCGCGGCTGGCGCGAGACAAGGAGGAGGACCGCCGGCGGATGGGGCGGATTCTCGGGCGGGGCGACGATCTGGTGGTGTGCCCCGAGGGGACCACCTGCCGCGAGCCCTACCTACTCCGCTTCAGCCCTCTCTTCGCAGAGCTGGCGGAGGAGGTGGTCCCCGTCGCGCTCGAGGCCTGGGTCACCATGTTCTACGGCACCACAGCCAGTGGGTTCAAGTGCCTCGACCCGTTCTACTTCCTGGCCAACCCGTGGCCGCAGTACGAGGTGGAGTTCCTGCCGGCGGTGGCGACGGGGGCGATGGTGAGGGAGGGAAGGAGCAGCTGCGAGGTGGCCAACCTCGTGCAGGGCCAGATCGGGGCGGCGCTGGGATTCCGGTGCACcgccctcaccaggaaggacaagTACATGATGCTCGCGGGGAACGATGGGGTCGCGGTGCGGCATCAGAAAAAGAAGCTGCAGCGATCGTGA
- the LOC122038778 gene encoding probable glycerol-3-phosphate acyltransferase 3 isoform X2: MASKTFLSKFFLSFYRSLRSNWPLLSLHRSSTKDHHRQQQQQLKPRLSDSIGGKSLVVVGVEGGLLRSSSTFCYFMLVALEAGSIPRGLLLLLLYPLLCCLTREAAIQVMALVSFVGIKEEKFRAGRAVLPKFFLEEMRSEWSEVLDEAKLKVMCVSQMPRVMIEGFLKEYLEVETVVARELKVFAGYYTGFMEEEEGAGYHDGVSLSEKMIMAAPHHLLSQCKLVRGAEKRKWRPVPPPRVAAGAFPNPLVFHDGRMAFLPTPSATLAMFLWLPFALPLLLLRFLIFLCLPYCISVPLGAATGMINRLVRLPSAGSSGGGRLYVCNHRTLLDPIYVSGALNRAVVAVTYSVSPVSEALSPIKTARLARDKEEDRRRMGRILGRGDDLVVCPEGTTCREPYLLRFSPLFAELAEEVVPVALEAWVTMFYGTTASGFKCLDPFYFLANPWPQYEVEFLPAVATGAMVREGRSSCEVANLVQGQIGAALGFRCTALTRKDKYMMLAGNDGVAVRHQKKKLQRS; the protein is encoded by the exons ATGGCTTCCAAAACCTTCCTCTCCAagttcttcctctccttctaccGCTCCCTTCGCTCCAACTGGCCATTGCTATCGCTTCATCGGTCGTCCACTAAAGACCACCAccgacaacaacaacaacaactcaagcCTCGGCTCTCCGACTCGATCGGTGGCAAATCTTTGGTGGTGGTGGGCGTCGAGGGCGGCCTCCTTCGGTCCTCCTCCACCTTCTGCTACTTCATGCTCGTCGCCCTCGAAGCCGGCTCCATCCCCAGAGGCCTGCTCCTCCTGCTCCTCTATCCTCTCCTCTGCTGCCTCACGCGAGAAGCCGCCATTCAG GTCATGGCGCTGGTCTCCTTCGTGGGGATCAAGGAGGAGAAATTTCGGGCAGGGCGAGCGGTTCTGCCCAAGTTTTTCCTGGAAGAGATGCGATCGGAGTGGTCGGAGGTGCTCGACGAGGCGAAGCTCAAAGTCATGTGCGTCAGCCAGATGCCGAGAGTAATGATAGAAGGCTTCCTCAAGGAGTATCTGGAGGTGGAGACGGTGGTGGCCAGGGAACTCAAGGTATTTGCCGGGTATTATACCGGCTTcatggaggaggaggaaggagctgGCTACCACGACGGAGTCTCGCTGTCGGAGAAGATGATCATGGCAGCTCCTCACCATCTTCTTTCTCAATGCAAG CTGGTGAGAGGAGCAGAGAAGAGGAAGTGGCGTCCCGTGCCGCCGCCAAGAGTCGCCGCCGGGGCGTTCCCCAACCCTCTCGTCTTCCACGATGGCCGCATGGCCTTCCTCCCCACCCCCTCTGCGACGCTTGCGATGTTCCTCTGGCTCCCCTTCGCCCTCCCGCTCCTCCTCCTCCGCTTCCTCATCTTCCTCTGCCTTCCATACTGCATCTCCGTCCCCCTCGGCGCCGCCACCGGCATGATCAACCGCCTCGTCCGGCTTCCCTCCGCAGGGTCCTCCGGGGGAGGCCGCCTCTACGTCTGCAACCACCGCACGCTCCTCGACCCCATCTACGTCTCCGGCGCCCTCAACCGCGCCGTCGTCGCCGTCACCTACAGCGTCAGCCCGGTGTCGGAGGCGCTGTCGCCAATCAAGACGGCGCGGCTGGCGCGAGACAAGGAGGAGGACCGCCGGCGGATGGGGCGGATTCTCGGGCGGGGCGACGATCTGGTGGTGTGCCCCGAGGGGACCACCTGCCGCGAGCCCTACCTACTCCGCTTCAGCCCTCTCTTCGCAGAGCTGGCGGAGGAGGTGGTCCCCGTCGCGCTCGAGGCCTGGGTCACCATGTTCTACGGCACCACAGCCAGTGGGTTCAAGTGCCTCGACCCGTTCTACTTCCTGGCCAACCCGTGGCCGCAGTACGAGGTGGAGTTCCTGCCGGCGGTGGCGACGGGGGCGATGGTGAGGGAGGGAAGGAGCAGCTGCGAGGTGGCCAACCTCGTGCAGGGCCAGATCGGGGCGGCGCTGGGATTCCGGTGCACcgccctcaccaggaaggacaagTACATGATGCTCGCGGGGAACGATGGGGTCGCGGTGCGGCATCAGAAAAAGAAGCTGCAGCGATCGTGA